A genomic region of Chryseobacterium sp. KACC 21268 contains the following coding sequences:
- the hemL gene encoding glutamate-1-semialdehyde 2,1-aminomutase, whose protein sequence is MLYQRSSALFEEAYKYIPGGVNSPVRAFKSVGGVPLFMKSAKGAYLTDEDNRNYIDYINSWGPAILGHTHPEVLEALKLQAEKGFSFGAPTELETEIAKYIVENVPNVDQIRMVSSGTEACMSAIRLARGFTGREKIIKFEGCYHGHSDSFLIQAGSGMATFGSPNSPGVTQGTAKDTLLAEYNNFEQVEDLFKANPEQIACIIVEPIAGNMGCILPENNFLQNLRKICDENGALLIFDEVMTGFRLAFGGAQEALNVKADLVTYGKVIGGGLPVGAFAGRNEIMNYLSPRGNVYQAGTLSGNPLAMRAGLKTLQLIKQDPEFYNKLAKTTETLDFEIGKILNEKGIKHRINRKGSMMSIFFDVTSASNFNEVNNSNIGLFNNLFHQVLEQGIYLPPSGYETWFISSAIGDAEIDKTLEAFRNFQY, encoded by the coding sequence ATGTTATACCAAAGAAGTTCAGCGCTTTTTGAAGAAGCGTACAAATATATTCCGGGCGGTGTGAATTCACCAGTTCGCGCTTTCAAATCTGTGGGTGGCGTTCCACTTTTTATGAAGTCTGCCAAAGGTGCTTACTTGACCGATGAGGACAACAGAAACTACATCGATTACATCAATTCTTGGGGACCAGCGATTTTGGGGCACACGCATCCCGAAGTTTTGGAAGCTTTGAAATTGCAGGCGGAGAAAGGATTTTCTTTCGGAGCGCCAACAGAATTGGAAACTGAGATTGCAAAGTACATCGTAGAAAATGTCCCAAATGTTGACCAAATCAGAATGGTTTCTTCCGGAACTGAAGCTTGTATGAGCGCAATTCGTTTGGCAAGAGGATTTACTGGAAGAGAGAAAATCATCAAGTTCGAAGGTTGTTATCACGGACATTCGGATTCGTTTTTGATTCAGGCGGGAAGTGGAATGGCAACGTTTGGAAGTCCCAATTCGCCAGGCGTAACGCAAGGAACTGCGAAAGATACTTTGTTGGCAGAATATAATAATTTTGAGCAAGTTGAAGACCTTTTCAAAGCGAATCCAGAACAGATTGCCTGCATCATCGTAGAACCGATTGCTGGAAATATGGGTTGTATTTTGCCGGAAAATAATTTCCTTCAAAACCTTAGAAAAATCTGTGACGAGAATGGTGCACTTTTGATTTTCGATGAGGTGATGACGGGTTTCCGATTGGCCTTTGGTGGCGCACAGGAAGCTTTGAATGTAAAAGCCGATTTGGTGACTTACGGAAAAGTGATTGGTGGTGGATTGCCGGTTGGTGCATTTGCCGGACGCAACGAAATTATGAATTATCTTTCGCCAAGAGGAAACGTGTACCAAGCCGGAACTTTGAGTGGAAATCCTTTGGCGATGCGGGCTGGACTCAAAACGTTGCAATTGATAAAACAAGACCCAGAATTTTATAACAAATTAGCGAAAACCACGGAAACCTTGGATTTCGAGATTGGAAAAATCCTGAATGAGAAAGGTATCAAACACAGAATCAACCGAAAGGGCAGTATGATGTCTATTTTCTTTGATGTGACCTCTGCGAGCAATTTTAATGAGGTGAATAATTCCAATATCGGTTTGTTCAACAATCTGTTTCATCAGGTTTTGGAACAGGGAATCTACCTTCCGCCGAGTGGATATGAAACTTGGTTTATTTCGTCTGCAATTGGCGATGCGGAGATTGATAAGACGCTGGAAGCTTTTAGGAATTTTCAGTATTAG